ACCCTGGGCGCGCGCGACCTGCGCGGTGAGCAGTCCGATCGGGCCCGGTCCCGCGACGAGGACCCGATCGCCGGCGCCGACCCGGGAGTTCTCGATGACGGCGCGCGTGCTCACGGCGGTCGGCTCCGCCAGCGCGGCGTGCCGCGGATCGACGTCGTCGGGGACCGACTGGAGAGTGTCGGCGGGCGCGACGATGTACTCGGCGTACGCGCCGTCGTGGTCGATCCCGGTCAGTTCGATGTCCTGACAGAGGTTCTCCAGGCCGGTCTGACACTGGTAACACTCGCCACAGCCTCTGATCGGCCGTTCGACCACGCGCTCGCCGACGGAAAACGACGTGACGTCCGCGCCGAGTTCGACGATCCGCCCCGTGTACTCGTGGCCGATCACCGTCGGCGGATCCATCCGCTCGAACGCCGGCTTGAACGCGTAGATCCCCGCGTCGCTCCCGCAGAGTCCCGCGTAGTCGACCTCGATGAGCACCTCGTCCGCGGACGGGGCGGGTCGATCGAGGTCGAGGAGTTCCATCCCGCCGAACTCTCGGGTGGTCTTCGCTAATCCGCGCATACGTGAGGGTGACGATTATCGTATTATAATCTTTTGGAACGAAACTGATCGATAGCGACGGCGACGCATCGGGGGCGGTCGCCGGGCGCCGTTCCGCGGTGATGGCTCCTCCGCGGCGAGGTCGACAGTGGCGCTCTGCGGTCGGGGACATCGAGACGCGATCCGGGGCGCTAGCCGCTCTCGCCAGAGATCCCAGAGTTTATAATCATTGGTAAACGTCCACGATAGTATGGGAACAGACTGGTTCGATAGGATCACCGTCGCGATCGGCGTACTACTGTTGCACGTGATGTTGGTGGTGGGCGTCGTTCAGGTTCTCAGCCGGTACGTGTCGTTTCCGATCGACCTGTACTGGACCTACGAAGTCGCCAGGACGACCCTCGCGCTCTTGTCGATCCTCGCGATTCCGTATCTCTTCAAGAACAACGCGGACATCTCCTTCCTGCCGGTCCTCCGGCGGATCACCGATCGAACGGACCAGCTCTTGCTCGTCCGCAACGTCCTGATGGGGGGGCTGTCGGTCGTCCTCGTCTGGTCGGCCTACGTCGCCGCACAGACCGCCGGCGACACGGGGCTACCCCTCATCAGTTGGTTCAAGGTGGGGTGGGGCTACCTGTTCTTCGGCGTCAGCGCGGCGGTCCTCTTGGTGGCCGTCCTCGACGACACGCGGCGTCGGCTCGGTGAGATCCGGGAGGGGATCTGATGTCCGAAGTCGTCCTCGCCGCGTTCATCGGCATCCTGATGCTCCTGTACGGGATCGGCGTCCCCGCGGCCTACTCGCTGGGCCTCACCGTGGTGGCGATTATGATGCTCCCGATCGGGCCCGAACTGAACTACATCGTCATCACCCAGCGGTTCTGGGCCGGGATGAACTCCTGGGTCCTGCTGGCGGTGCCGTTCTTCCTGATGGCCGGGCGGATTATGAACATCACCGGGATCACCGACGATATGTTCAACTTTGCCAC
This is a stretch of genomic DNA from Halobellus sp. MBLA0158. It encodes these proteins:
- a CDS encoding TRAP transporter small permease subunit; its protein translation is MGTDWFDRITVAIGVLLLHVMLVVGVVQVLSRYVSFPIDLYWTYEVARTTLALLSILAIPYLFKNNADISFLPVLRRITDRTDQLLLVRNVLMGGLSVVLVWSAYVAAQTAGDTGLPLISWFKVGWGYLFFGVSAAVLLVAVLDDTRRRLGEIREGI
- a CDS encoding zinc-dependent alcohol dehydrogenase, with product MRGLAKTTREFGGMELLDLDRPAPSADEVLIEVDYAGLCGSDAGIYAFKPAFERMDPPTVIGHEYTGRIVELGADVTSFSVGERVVERPIRGCGECYQCQTGLENLCQDIELTGIDHDGAYAEYIVAPADTLQSVPDDVDPRHAALAEPTAVSTRAVIENSRVGAGDRVLVAGPGPIGLLTAQVARAQGAVVTVAGVSSDTEYRLPLAEKLGFEAVNIEETDLETYREEFTDGIGYDVVFDTTGHPSGLQLAADEVRKGGQIVLVGQPGEATISYTPLVRAEVDLQCSYSALYEDFERAFRLSASGDVDHETFLDDRFDLLDAESAFESFLAGETCKPVFDVSVLREE